CTCGTCGACGATGCCGTCGTTGTCGAGGACATCCTCGAACGAGTAGCGCCCGTCCGGCAGCGCCTCGATGGCGGCGCGCATCAGCGCCTCGGCCCGGTCGGAGAACGCCTCGAAGGCGGTGGCGATGGTGGCGTCGCCGTACTCGTCGAGCAGCGCGCCGAGGCGTCGCTCGCCGAGGTCCAGCGCGTTGAGCTGGCCGTTGAGGTCGCCCCAGTTGGACATCGGCACCCGGGCCATCGCGTCGATGATGTCGAGGATGTCCTGCTGCATCTCGCCGGCGCGGATCAGCTTCACCGGCGGGATGCGCGCGCCCTCCTGGAAGCTCTCGGTGGCCTTGGGATTGTATCCGCCCGGCACGTTGCCGCCGACGTCGAGCCAGTGGCCCACCGAGGCCATCCAGCAGAACAGCGCGCCGTCCCGGAAGATCGGCCGCACGAGGCGGAAATCGTTGAGGTGGGTGCCGCCGTCGTACGGGTCGTTGAAGATGAAGGTGTCGCCCTCGCTCAGCCCCCCGTCCCTGGCCACTTTGTCGATCACCGACTTCACGGCGAACGCCATCGCGCCGACGAAGATGGGCAGGCCCGAGGTACCCTGCACCAGCGTCTCGCCGGTCTCGCGGTGGTAGAAGCCGTGGCAGGCGTCCTTCGCCTCGGCGATGATGGGGTTGAACGCGGAGCGGTAGAGCGTCGCGTCCATTTCGTCGACGATCTGCTCCAGCCGCCCCTTGAGGACGGCGAGCGTGACGGGGTCCAGCGCGCTCAAGCGGCGTCCTCTTTGGTCTCGGTGGTCTCGTAGGCCTTGCCGCGCTCCAACATCTCGGGCGTGCCGATGAGGGCGTTGAGGGCCGTGAAGTCGAACATGCGGTCGGCGAACGGGCGGTTGGAACCGTTGGCGGCGAGCGAGCGGTAGTAGTCCTGCGCATGCCGGGCGAGGGCGCGGACGATGCCGCCGGGGAAGATGACGATGGAGAAGCCCAGCGCGCCCAGCTCGTCGGCGGAGGTGATCGGCGTGTCGCCGCCCTCCACCATGTTCGCCAGCAGCGGCCGCGTGGTGCCGAGCGCGTCGACCACGGCCTCGAGCTGCTCGGCCGAGCGCGGCGCCTCGACGAAGAGGACGTCCGCCCCCGCCTCGGCGTAGGCGCGGGCCCGGTCGATGGCGCGCTCGAATCCCTCCACCGCGACCGCGTCGGTACGGGCGACGATGAGCGTCTCCTCGCTCGCGCGCACGTCGACGGCGGCCTTCACCTTGCCGACCATCTCGCCGACGGAGATCAGCGACTTGTCGCGCAGGTGACCGCAGCGTTTGGGCGCGGTCTGGTCCTCGAGCTGGATCGCCGAGGCCCCCGCCCGCTCGAAGGTCCGCACCGTGCGCTCGACGTTGAGCGCGTTGCCGTAGCCGTTGTCGGCGTCGACCAGGAACGGGGTGGGCACCCGGTCGCGCACCAGAGCGATCGTCTCGGCGACCTCGCTCATCGAGACGAGGCCGATATCCGGCCGGCCGAGCCGCGTGTAGGCGATCGCGGCGCCCGACAGGTACAGCAGCTCGAACCCCGCGTCGGTGGCGATCGAGGCGGTCAGCGCGTCGTAGACGCCGGGCGCCACGACGGGGCGATCGTCTTGAAGTCTCTCCCTCAAGCCCATTTTGTCGTCCTTGGTTTGGAGCCGCTCAGAGGCCCAGGTAGGCGCGCTTCAGTTCCGGGTCGTCCCGCAGTGTCGCGGCCGGTCCGGAGAGGGCCACCTGCCCGTTCTCCAGGATGTAGGCCCGCGAGGCGAGCTGAAGCGATTGCACGACGTTCTGCTCCACCAGCATGATGGGCAATCCGCCTTCGTTGAGCGCGGCGATGAGCGCGAACATCTCCTCCACCAGGAGCGGGGAGAGCCCGAGCGACGGCTCGTCGAGGATGAGGAGCTTCGGCTCGCCCATCATGCCGCGGCCGATCGCCAGCATCTGTTGTTCGCCGCCCGACAGCGTCCCGGCCGACTGCCGGTGCCGCTCCTTCAGGCGCGGGAAGGTTGCGAAGACGCGTTCGAGGTTGGCCTGACGCGCGGACTTGGCCCGGCGGTAGCAGCCGCATTCGAGGTTTTCGCGAACCGAGAGATTGGGGAAGATCCGCCGCCCCTCGGGCACGTGGATGAGACCGCGCGCGACGATCTGCGCGGCCGACAGGCCGTCGATCCGCTCGCCGTCGAACGTCACCGTGCCCGCGTCCCGCTTCACCAGGCCGGAGAGGACCATGTTGAGCGTCGTCTTGCCGACGCCGTTGGCGCCCAGCACCGCGACGATCTCGCCGGCGCCGACCGCGAGGTCGAGGCCGCGCAGCACCTCGGTGCCGCCGTAGCCGGCGCGGATGGCGTGGACCTCAAGCATGTCCGGCCTCCCCGCGCAGCCGCTCCGCCGCGCCGTGGCCGAGATAGGCCTCGACGACGACCGGGTCGGCACTGATTTCGCGCGGCGTGCCGGCGGCGATCACCGCGCCCTGGTTGATGACGGTGACGTGCTCGCAAAGGTCCATGACCGCCTGCATGATGTGCTCGATCATCAGGATCGTCACCCCGTCCTCGTCGCGGATGGTGCGCACCAGCGGGAGGATGTCACGGATCTCGGACGGGTTGAGGCCGGCGAGCACCTCGTCCAGCAGCAGGAGCCGTGGCGCGGTGGCGAGCGCGCGGGCGAGCTCCAGCCGCTTGCGCCCCGCCACCGTGAGGCCCGAGGCCGCGCGGTCGAGGTCGCGGGCGAGGCCGACGCGCTCGGCCACCGCCGCCGCCTTCGCCATCGCCTCGCGCCGGTGCGGCGTGTGCAGGTAGGCGCCGACGGCGATGTTCTCGTGCACCGAGAGCCCGGCGAAGGGCTTCACGATCTGGAACGTGCGGGCGAGGCCCCGGCGGGCGCGCACGTGCGGCTTCTCGGCGGTGATGTCCGCGCCCTCGTAGGCGACGCGGCCCTCGGTCGGCGGCAGGAACCCGGCGATCATCGCGAACAGCGTCGTCTTGCCGGCGCCGTTGGGGCCGATGAGCCCGGCGATGGCCCCCTGCGGCACCCGAAGCGACACGTCGTCGACCGCGACGAGGCCGGCGAAGCGCTTGGTCAGTCCGTCGACGACGAGCATCAATTGTCCTCCCGGCGGGTGCGGCGGGCGAACAGGCGCCGGCCGAGGCCGTAGATGCCGCTCGGCGCGAACGCCACGGTCAGCACCAGGATGACGCCGAAGACGGCGAGATCGAGCCCCGGAATGTCGCCCGAGAACGCCTTGGTGACCTCCGACAGGCCGTGCAGCACGACCGCGCCCAGGAGCGGCCCCAGCATGGTGCCGAGCCCGCCGACGATGGCGGCGAACAGCGCCTCGATGGAGATCCAGGTGCCGTAGGCGACGTTGGCGTCGATGAAGAGATAATTCTGCGTGTAGAGGGCGCCCGCCGCCGCGGTGACGGCCGCCGACAGGACGATCGCGCCGAGTTTCACGCGGAAGACGTCGACGCCGAGCGCCTGCGCGGCTTCCTCGTTTTCGCGCACCGCGACCAGGTGGGCGCCGAAGCGCGAGCGCTCCAGCCAGCGCGTGACGAGCAGGGCGACGAAGACGAAGCCCACCAGGATCAGCGCGAAGATGCGCCGGTCCTCGAACTGGAGGTTCGCCGCGCCGTAGTCGATCGGCACCAAGAGCCCCGCCGCGCCGCCGGTGAAGGGAGCCGAGTTGGCGCAGATCCGCAGCACCTCGGCGAACGCCAGCGTCACCAGCGCGAAGTACGACCCCCGCAGGCCCGAGCGGAACGACACCGCGCCGATGAACGCCCCCACCGCCGCGCCGACGAGAATGCCCGCGAGGAGCCCCACCCAGGCGTTGATGTCGAACGTGATCTGCAGGATCGCCGTGGTGTAGGCGCCGGTGCCGAAGAAGGCGGCGTGTCCGAACGAGGTCTGCCCGCCGAATCCGCCGAGGATGTTCCACCCCTGCGCCGTCATCGTCACGATCAGCGTGAAGATGAGGAGGTTGAGGAGGCTGCCCGAGAGGCCGACGAACGGCAGCGCCGCCAGGATCGCCAGCGCCAGGAGGGCGGGGAGGAAGTCGCGGGAGGTCACTGGCGCGCTCCGAAGAGGCCGGTCGGCTTGAAGAGCAGGACCAGGATGAAGATGAGGAAGATGCCGATCTGACCGAGGCTGTCGCCCAGGAA
This portion of the Acuticoccus sp. I52.16.1 genome encodes:
- a CDS encoding oxaloacetate decarboxylase translates to MGLRERLQDDRPVVAPGVYDALTASIATDAGFELLYLSGAAIAYTRLGRPDIGLVSMSEVAETIALVRDRVPTPFLVDADNGYGNALNVERTVRTFERAGASAIQLEDQTAPKRCGHLRDKSLISVGEMVGKVKAAVDVRASEETLIVARTDAVAVEGFERAIDRARAYAEAGADVLFVEAPRSAEQLEAVVDALGTTRPLLANMVEGGDTPITSADELGALGFSIVIFPGGIVRALARHAQDYYRSLAANGSNRPFADRMFDFTALNALIGTPEMLERGKAYETTETKEDAA
- a CDS encoding ABC transporter ATP-binding protein — protein: MLEVHAIRAGYGGTEVLRGLDLAVGAGEIVAVLGANGVGKTTLNMVLSGLVKRDAGTVTFDGERIDGLSAAQIVARGLIHVPEGRRIFPNLSVRENLECGCYRRAKSARQANLERVFATFPRLKERHRQSAGTLSGGEQQMLAIGRGMMGEPKLLILDEPSLGLSPLLVEEMFALIAALNEGGLPIMLVEQNVVQSLQLASRAYILENGQVALSGPAATLRDDPELKRAYLGL
- a CDS encoding ABC transporter ATP-binding protein, which codes for MLVVDGLTKRFAGLVAVDDVSLRVPQGAIAGLIGPNGAGKTTLFAMIAGFLPPTEGRVAYEGADITAEKPHVRARRGLARTFQIVKPFAGLSVHENIAVGAYLHTPHRREAMAKAAAVAERVGLARDLDRAASGLTVAGRKRLELARALATAPRLLLLDEVLAGLNPSEIRDILPLVRTIRDEDGVTILMIEHIMQAVMDLCEHVTVINQGAVIAAGTPREISADPVVVEAYLGHGAAERLRGEAGHA
- a CDS encoding branched-chain amino acid ABC transporter permease; protein product: MTSRDFLPALLALAILAALPFVGLSGSLLNLLIFTLIVTMTAQGWNILGGFGGQTSFGHAAFFGTGAYTTAILQITFDINAWVGLLAGILVGAAVGAFIGAVSFRSGLRGSYFALVTLAFAEVLRICANSAPFTGGAAGLLVPIDYGAANLQFEDRRIFALILVGFVFVALLVTRWLERSRFGAHLVAVRENEEAAQALGVDVFRVKLGAIVLSAAVTAAAGALYTQNYLFIDANVAYGTWISIEALFAAIVGGLGTMLGPLLGAVVLHGLSEVTKAFSGDIPGLDLAVFGVILVLTVAFAPSGIYGLGRRLFARRTRREDN